From one Micromonospora siamensis genomic stretch:
- a CDS encoding ABC transporter ATP-binding protein, with amino-acid sequence MSDPVLEIRGLRVDYGLGDQAVRAVRDVDLTLHRGEVLGLAGESGSGKSTLAYGLTRLLPPPGVVSGGQVLHHRVDGPPVDVLTLTPAQLRAYRWAETSIVFQGAMNSLNPVHKVSTQLHDVIRAHEPDSTRAGRRARARDLLRLVGISADRLDSYPHQLSGGMRQRVMIAMALALEPQVVIMDEPTTALDVVMQRQILGQLAELRRKLGFAVLFITHDLSLLVEFSDRIAIMYGGRIVEEAPAAQLYGRALHPYTDGLLHSFPALHGPRRELTGIPGSPPDLRAMPTGCAFHPRCPRAFAPCVGELPPLGPPADDDPRRAVACWLHPAGAAAPGRPTPTDHP; translated from the coding sequence ATGAGCGACCCGGTGCTGGAGATCCGCGGCCTGCGCGTCGACTACGGACTCGGCGACCAGGCGGTACGGGCGGTCCGCGACGTCGACCTGACCCTGCACCGGGGTGAGGTGCTCGGGCTGGCCGGGGAGAGCGGCAGCGGCAAGTCCACCCTGGCGTACGGGCTGACCCGGCTGCTCCCCCCGCCCGGCGTGGTCAGCGGCGGGCAGGTGCTGCACCACCGGGTCGACGGCCCCCCGGTCGACGTGCTGACGCTGACCCCGGCGCAGCTGCGCGCGTACCGCTGGGCGGAGACGTCCATCGTGTTCCAGGGCGCGATGAACTCGCTCAACCCGGTGCACAAGGTCTCCACCCAGCTGCACGACGTGATCCGGGCGCACGAGCCGGACAGCACCCGCGCCGGCCGGCGGGCCCGGGCCCGGGACCTGCTGCGGCTGGTCGGCATCTCCGCCGACCGGCTGGACAGCTACCCGCACCAACTCTCCGGCGGCATGCGGCAGCGGGTGATGATCGCCATGGCGCTGGCACTGGAGCCGCAGGTGGTCATCATGGACGAACCGACCACCGCGCTGGACGTGGTGATGCAGCGGCAGATCCTCGGGCAGCTCGCCGAGCTGCGGCGGAAGCTGGGCTTCGCGGTGCTGTTCATCACCCACGACCTGTCGCTGCTGGTGGAGTTCTCCGACCGGATCGCCATCATGTACGGCGGCAGGATCGTCGAGGAGGCGCCCGCGGCGCAGCTGTACGGGCGGGCGCTGCACCCGTACACCGACGGGTTGCTGCACTCCTTCCCGGCGCTGCACGGGCCGCGCCGGGAGCTGACCGGCATCCCGGGATCGCCGCCTGACCTGCGCGCCATGCCGACCGGCTGCGCGTTCCATCCCCGCTGCCCGCGGGCCTTCGCGCCCTGCGTCGGCGAACTGCCACCGCTGGGGCCGCCGGCCGACGACGATCCGCGTCGCGCCGTGGCGTGCTGGCTGCACCCGGCCGGCGCGGCGGCGCCCGGACGACCGACCCCGACCGACCACCCGTGA